One genomic segment of Homo sapiens chromosome 14, GRCh38.p14 Primary Assembly includes these proteins:
- the BTBD6 gene encoding BTB/POZ domain-containing protein 6 isoform 2 precursor (isoform 2 precursor is encoded by transcript variant 2), translating to MLLPLACLHGRVAQCLTSLLLLAEPLPRPRRGARARGAASTGAEAAPAAPPAKMAAELYAPASAAAADLANSNAGAAVGRKAGPRSPPSAPAPAPPPPAPAPPTLGNNHQESPGWRCCRPTLRERNALMFNNELMADVHFVVGPPGATRTVPAHKYVLAVGSSVFYAMFYGDLAEVKSEIHIPDVEPAAFLILLKYMYSDEIDLEADTVLATLYAAKKYIVPALAKACVNFLETSLEAKNACVLLSQSRLFEEPELTQRCWEVIDAQAEMALRSEGFCEIDRQTLEIIVTREALNTKEAVVFEAVLNWAEAECKRQGLPITPRNKRHVLGRALYLVRIPTMTLEEFANGAAQSDILTLEETHSIFLWYTATNKPRLDFPLTKRKGLAPQRCHRFQSSAYRSNQWRYRGRCDSIQFAVDRRVFIAGLGLYGSSSGKAEYSVKIELKRLGVVLAQNLTKFMSDGSSNTFPVWFEHPVQVEQDTFYTASAVLDGSELSYFGQEGMTEVQCGKVAFQFQCSSDSTNGTGVQGGQIPELIFYA from the exons ATGCTGCTGCCCCTAGCCTGCCTGCACGGCCGCGTCGCTCAGTGCCTGACCTCCTTGCTTTTGCTTGCAGAGCCGCTCCCGAGGCCCCGGCGCGGCGCGAGGGCGCGGGGCGCGGCGTCCACAGGCGCCGAGGCTGCCCCCGCCGCCCCGCCCGCGAAGATGGCGGCGGAACTCTACGCTCCCGCCAGCGCCGCGGCCGCGGACCTAGCCAACAGCAACGCCGGCGCCGCCGTGGGCAGGAAGGCCGGGCCGCGCAGCCCGCCCAGCGCCCCCGCGccagcgccgccgccgcccgcgcccgCGCCGCCCACACTCGGCAACAACCACCAGGAGAGCCCCGGCTGGCGGTGCTGCCGCCCCACGCTGCGCGAGAG GAACGCGCTCATGTTCAACAACGAGCTCATGGCCGACGTGCACTTCGTCGTGGGGCCCCCGGGGGCGACCAGGACGGTGCCCGCCCACAAG TACGTCTTGGCTGTCGGCAGCTCCGTCTTCTATGCCATGTTCTACGGAGACCTGGCGGAAGTCAAATCTGAAATTCACATTCCAGACGTGGAGCCCGCAGCCTTTCTGATCCTCTTAAA GTACATGTACAGTGATGAGATCGATCTGGAAGCCGACACGGTGCTGGCCACTCTGTACGCTGCTAAGAAGTACATCGTCCCAGCATTGGCAAAAGCCTGTGTCAACTTTCTGGAGACAAGTTTGGAAGCCAAGAACGCCTGCGTCCTGCTGTCCCAGAGCCGGCTGTTTGAGGAGCCCGAGCTGACGCAGCGCTGCTGGGAGGTCATTGACGCACAGGCCGAGATGGCCCTACGGTCCGAAGGCTTCTGTGAGATAGACCGGCAGACGCTGGAGATCATTGTCACTCGGGAGGCCCTCAACACCAAAGAGGCGGTGGTCTTCGAGGCCGTCCTGAACTGGGCCGAGGCGGAGTGCAAGAGGCAGGGGCTGCCAATCACCCCACGAAACAAGAGGCATGTTCTGGGGCGAGCCCTCTATCTGGTCCGAATTCCAACCATGACCCTAGAGGAGTTTGCCAACGGCGCTGCCCAGTCAGACATCCTGACTCTGGAGGAGACCCACAGCATCTTCCTGTGGTACACGGCCACCAACAAGCCCCGCCTGGACTTTCCCCTGACCAAGAGGAAGGGCCTCGCCCCGCAGAGGTGCCACCGATTCCAGTCTTCTGCCTACCGCAGCAACCAGTGGCGGTACCGCGGGCGCTGCGACAGCATCCAGTTTGCAGTGGACAGAAGGGTATTTATTGCAGGGCTGGGCCTGTATGGCTCCAGCTCTGGGAAGGCTGAGTACAGCGTGAAGATTGAGCTCAAGCGGCTcggggtggttctggctcagaaCTTGACCAAGTTCATGTCAGACGGATCCAGTAACACCTTCCCGGTCTGGTTTGAACACCCGGTCCAGGTTGAACAAGACACCTTCTACACGGCCAGTGCCGTCCTGGACGGCAGCGAACTCAGCTACTTTGGGCAGGAGGGGATGACGGAAGTGCAGTGTGGAAAGGTGGCCTTCCAGTTCCAGTGCTCCTCGGACAGCACCAACGGGACTGGGGTccagggtgggcagatccctGAGCTCATTTTCTATGCCTGA
- the BTBD6 gene encoding BTB/POZ domain-containing protein 6 isoform 1 (isoform 1 is encoded by transcript variant 1), translating into MAAELYAPASAAAADLANSNAGAAVGRKAGPRSPPSAPAPAPPPPAPAPPTLGNNHQESPGWRCCRPTLRERNALMFNNELMADVHFVVGPPGATRTVPAHKYVLAVGSSVFYAMFYGDLAEVKSEIHIPDVEPAAFLILLKYMYSDEIDLEADTVLATLYAAKKYIVPALAKACVNFLETSLEAKNACVLLSQSRLFEEPELTQRCWEVIDAQAEMALRSEGFCEIDRQTLEIIVTREALNTKEAVVFEAVLNWAEAECKRQGLPITPRNKRHVLGRALYLVRIPTMTLEEFANGAAQSDILTLEETHSIFLWYTATNKPRLDFPLTKRKGLAPQRCHRFQSSAYRSNQWRYRGRCDSIQFAVDRRVFIAGLGLYGSSSGKAEYSVKIELKRLGVVLAQNLTKFMSDGSSNTFPVWFEHPVQVEQDTFYTASAVLDGSELSYFGQEGMTEVQCGKVAFQFQCSSDSTNGTGVQGGQIPELIFYA; encoded by the exons ATGGCGGCGGAACTCTACGCTCCCGCCAGCGCCGCGGCCGCGGACCTAGCCAACAGCAACGCCGGCGCCGCCGTGGGCAGGAAGGCCGGGCCGCGCAGCCCGCCCAGCGCCCCCGCGccagcgccgccgccgcccgcgcccgCGCCGCCCACACTCGGCAACAACCACCAGGAGAGCCCCGGCTGGCGGTGCTGCCGCCCCACGCTGCGCGAGAG GAACGCGCTCATGTTCAACAACGAGCTCATGGCCGACGTGCACTTCGTCGTGGGGCCCCCGGGGGCGACCAGGACGGTGCCCGCCCACAAG TACGTCTTGGCTGTCGGCAGCTCCGTCTTCTATGCCATGTTCTACGGAGACCTGGCGGAAGTCAAATCTGAAATTCACATTCCAGACGTGGAGCCCGCAGCCTTTCTGATCCTCTTAAA GTACATGTACAGTGATGAGATCGATCTGGAAGCCGACACGGTGCTGGCCACTCTGTACGCTGCTAAGAAGTACATCGTCCCAGCATTGGCAAAAGCCTGTGTCAACTTTCTGGAGACAAGTTTGGAAGCCAAGAACGCCTGCGTCCTGCTGTCCCAGAGCCGGCTGTTTGAGGAGCCCGAGCTGACGCAGCGCTGCTGGGAGGTCATTGACGCACAGGCCGAGATGGCCCTACGGTCCGAAGGCTTCTGTGAGATAGACCGGCAGACGCTGGAGATCATTGTCACTCGGGAGGCCCTCAACACCAAAGAGGCGGTGGTCTTCGAGGCCGTCCTGAACTGGGCCGAGGCGGAGTGCAAGAGGCAGGGGCTGCCAATCACCCCACGAAACAAGAGGCATGTTCTGGGGCGAGCCCTCTATCTGGTCCGAATTCCAACCATGACCCTAGAGGAGTTTGCCAACGGCGCTGCCCAGTCAGACATCCTGACTCTGGAGGAGACCCACAGCATCTTCCTGTGGTACACGGCCACCAACAAGCCCCGCCTGGACTTTCCCCTGACCAAGAGGAAGGGCCTCGCCCCGCAGAGGTGCCACCGATTCCAGTCTTCTGCCTACCGCAGCAACCAGTGGCGGTACCGCGGGCGCTGCGACAGCATCCAGTTTGCAGTGGACAGAAGGGTATTTATTGCAGGGCTGGGCCTGTATGGCTCCAGCTCTGGGAAGGCTGAGTACAGCGTGAAGATTGAGCTCAAGCGGCTcggggtggttctggctcagaaCTTGACCAAGTTCATGTCAGACGGATCCAGTAACACCTTCCCGGTCTGGTTTGAACACCCGGTCCAGGTTGAACAAGACACCTTCTACACGGCCAGTGCCGTCCTGGACGGCAGCGAACTCAGCTACTTTGGGCAGGAGGGGATGACGGAAGTGCAGTGTGGAAAGGTGGCCTTCCAGTTCCAGTGCTCCTCGGACAGCACCAACGGGACTGGGGTccagggtgggcagatccctGAGCTCATTTTCTATGCCTGA